A stretch of Camelina sativa cultivar DH55 chromosome 18, Cs, whole genome shotgun sequence DNA encodes these proteins:
- the LOC104762284 gene encoding putative pectinesterase 63, whose translation MILFSIRYILDLRVQVEQNGRGHFKTITEAIKSVQAGNTGRVIIKVGPGVYKEKVTIDRNKPFITLYGHPNAMPVLTYDGTALRYGTVDSATLIVLSDYFMAINIIVKNNAPMPDGKMKGAQALSMRISGNKAAFYNCKFYGYQDTICDDAGNHFFKDCYIEGTFDFIFGSGRSLYLGTQLNVVGDGIRVITAHAGKSAQEKSGYSFVHCKVTGTGTGIYLGRAWMSHPKVVYAYTDMSSVVNPSGWQENRDTGRDKTVFYGEYKCTGPGSRKEKRVKFTQYIDDIKAKYFISLGYIQGSSWLLPPPSL comes from the exons atgatattatttagCATAAGATATATTTTGGACCTACGAGTGCAGGTGGAACAAAATGGAAGAGGCCATTTCAAGACAATAACCGAAGCGATA AAGAGTGTACAGGCAGGGAACACTGGGCGTGTGATCATCAAGGTAGGTCCTGGTGTATACAAAGAGAAGGTCACAATAGATAGAAACAAGCCCTTCATCACACTGTACGGTCATCCAAATGCAATGCCGGTATTGACATACGACGGTACCGCATTACGATATGGGACAGTCGATAGCGCAACTCTCATTGTCTTGTCCGACTATTTCATGGCTATTAACATCATCGttaag aataATGCGCCTATGCCGGATGGTAAGATGAAGGGTGCACAAGCTTTATCTATGAGAATCTCTGGCAACAAAGCAGCTTTCTACAACTGTAAATTTTACGGTTATCAAGACACGATTTGCGATGACGCCGGAAACCATTTCTTCAAAGACTGCTACATCGAAGGCACATTTGATTTCATCTTTGGAAGCGGACGCTCTCTATACCTC gGTACACAACTAAACGTTGTGGGAGATGGAATCAGAGTGATCACAGCTCATGCGGGAAAAAGCGCGCAAGAGAAAAGCGGATACTCGTTCGTGCACTGCAAGGTTACAGGGACTGGAACCGGGATCTACTTGGGTCGAGCATGGATGAGCCACCCGAAGGTTGTTTACGCATACACCGATATGTCAAGTGTCGTGAACCCCTCTGGATGGCAAGAAAACCGCGACACCGGACGTGACAA GACGGTGTTCTATGGAGAGTATAAGTGCACAGGACCAGGATCGCGCAAGGAGAAAAGAGTTAAGTTTACACAATACATTGACGACATAAAAGCTAAATACTTCATCTCGCTTGGCTACATCCAAGGATCCAGCTGGCTCCTTCCTCCTCCCTCTTTGTAA
- the LOC104763623 gene encoding uncharacterized protein LOC104763623, whose translation MSCLGRILSVTYPRDPYNHRCSEHKLSSLGRNRRFRWRRLTALNPESSSLDSESESESESESRFAAGFCIIEGPETVQDFAKMQLQEIQDNIRSRRNKIFLHMEEVRRLRIQQRIRNTELGIINEEQEHELPNFPSFIPFLPPLTAANLKVYYATCFSLIAGIILFGGLLAPTLELKLGIGGTSYADFIQSLHLPMQLRFSYLFLSTVFFFFFWGSIISLLKMLNFVC comes from the exons ATGTCATGTTTGGGTAGGATTTTGTCAGTTACCTACCCACGTGATCCGTACAATCATCGGTGTTCCGAGCATAAACTATCATCACTAGGGCGTAATCGGAGATTCAGATGGCGGCGACTCACTGCGTTAAACCCTGAATCTTCCTCCCTCGactctgaatctgaatctgaatctgaatctgaatccaGATTCGCTGCCGGGT tttgt ATAATAGAAGGGCCTGAAACAGTACAGGACTTTGCCAAAATGCAATTACAAGAGATTCAAGATAACATTAGAAGCCGTCGAAACAAGATCTTCTTGCATATGGAAGAG GTACGGAGGCTAAGAATACAACAACGGATTAGAAACACAGAACTTGGTATCATAAACGAGGAACAAGAACATGAATTACCTAATTTCCCATCTTTTATCCCATTCTTACCTCCattg ACTGCTGCCAATTTGAAAGTCTACTACGCAACTTGTTTTTCACTCATCGCCGGGATTATCTTATTCGGTGGCCTTCTAGCTCCTACT CTAGAGCTGAAGCTAGGTATTGGAGGTACTTCATATGCAGATTTTATTCAAAGTCTTCATCTACCTATGCAATTGAGGTTTTCATACTTGTTTCTTtcaactgtgttttttttttttttttgggggagtATAATATCTCTTTTAAAGATGCTTAATTTTGTGTGTTGA
- the LOC104763622 gene encoding putative glycine-rich cell wall structural protein 1: MIKGLLLVLFFLVIAKTSVSRPFAWSRGNMPGQNYPGESGSGRGPNWEYNWGWGSAPGSGWGYGSGSGRSPTGWGRGSGYGYGSGSGSGSGYGYGSGGGGARGGGYGYGSGNGRSGGGGSGGGSNGEVASXTNLS, from the coding sequence atgatcAAAGGGCTcttgttggttttgttctttctagTCATTGCAAAGACTTCGGTTTCTCGTCCGTTCGCATGGTCTAGGGGTAACATGCCAGGCCAAAACTACCCAGGCGAAAGTGGATCAGGTCGTGGGCCCAATTGGGAGTACAACTGGGGTTGGGGCTCTGCTCCAGGTTCTGGATGGGGTTatgggtcgggttcgggtagaTCACCAACAGGGTGGGGAAGAGGATCTGGATACGGGTATGGATCCGGATCCGGGTCAGGTAGCGGATATGGATATGGTTCTGGAGGTGGTGGAGCACGTGGTGGTGGGTATGGTTACGGAAGCGGAAATGGCCGTTCTGGTGGTGGCGGCAGCGGTGGTGGTTCCAACGGTGAAGTTGCCTCTTNAACCAACTTGTCATAG